The Polynucleobacter sp. HIN7 genomic interval GGGCCAATGCGCAAGCGATCCTCGCCAACACCCGGTGTCGGGTTCAAGGCCTGATTCGCTACACGACTTGAGGCAGCGCTCTGACCCGATCCACCCTCCTGTTCCAGCCATGCGCGGTTTGCCTCTTGTGCAAACTCTTTTGCTTGTGCGGGAGTAATGGAACCCAACAAGCTGGCATCGGGCCTATTGAGTTGTGCGCCAGCTTTTAGGCGGTGAATACTACCCCCAATAAATGCATCGGGATTGGCTTTGTATAAAGCAAGCAAGGCTTCGTCCATATCGGCGCTACCCAATTGCGGTCTGATCTGCGAAGCGATCTCACTCAAACTTTGGCCCGGTCGCACCGTGACCTGGCTAACGTCGCCGACCATCAAGCTATAGGTCTTGGCAATACCACCGTTCGTCCATTTGAGCCCCAAAATGATGTCAACAAATGGATCCTTCCCGGTTTCAATGGGGTTCTCGGTTTGCACCACGATCAGAAATTGCTCGGGCTGATTACGCTTGAGGGTAATGGATGGCTTGTAATCCAAAACGCGTGTAGAGATCCCCAAGCGCTCATAGTCAGCCTTGGTAACCGGATCAATCGCTAGCGACTCGAGATAGGGTCGATCCTCAATACCGGTTCGCACTGGAATCTCCGCACGCAATGGCTCCTTAGGTTTGGACAAAACAATGGGCGATCCCAAGGTCACCGCCTGCGCGGTCGGCCACATGAAAAAGATCACGATGGCCAGTACGAGCCAGTTAAAAAGGGTTTGCAGAACGCAACGCCAAGGCATCATAGATCTTGTCTTAGGTATTAAGCAGAATGCGTAGCATGCGACGCAGAGGTTCAGCGGCACCCCATAGCAACTGATCGCCGACCGTGAATGCACCGAGATACTCGGGACCCATGGCTAATTTATGCAAGCGCCCAATTGGAATCGTCATGGTGCCACTTACTGCTGCTGGTGATAGCTCACGCTCGGTGATCTCCCGCTCATTAGGAACCACTTTCACCCACTGATTATCGGCCGCCAACATCTTCTCGATCTCAGCGAGCGGAATATCTTTCTTTAACTTGACGGTTAAGCCCTGTGAGTGGCAACGCATCGCGCCAACACGCACACAAATGCCATCAATGGGAATGCTGCCTGGTGACCGAAATGGCGGATTGCCCATAATCTTGTTGCACTCGGCTCCTGCTTTCCATTCTTCTTTGGTCTGACCGTGTTCAACCGGCACATCAATCCAAGGAATCAAGCTCCCAGCTAATGCAGTGTTCCGAAAGTTGGTTTTGGGAAACTCTGCCGAACGAATGGTCTGCGCTACCTTGCGATCAATATCCAAGATCCATGAGGCTGGATTAGCGAGTTCGCTGGCAACGCTATGATGCAAAGTGCCCATTTGTTCGAGAAGCTCGCGCATATTGGCAGCTCCAGCACCAGATGCTGCTTGATAGGTCATGGCACTGATCCATTCCACATGACCGCTTTTGAGAAGTCCGCCCATCGCCAGCATCATCAAGCTAACCGTACAATTACCACCGATCCAGTTCTTACCGCCCGAGTCCAGCGCCTTATTAATCACAGGCCGATTAATGGGATCCAACACAATCACTGCGTCGTTTTCCATCCGCAGTGCACTCGCTGCATCAATCCAATGCCCCTGCCAACCCGCTGCGCGTAGTTGGGGGTAGATCGCTTTGGTGTAATCACCGCCCTGACAGGTCAAAATCACATCGCAGCGAGCTAAGGCCTTTACATCATTGGCATCTTGCAAACGAGTCTCACTTTTAGTAACGCGTTGACCATTGATCAATGGCACCTCGCCACCGGCATTACTAGTGCTAAAGAAGACAGGTTCGATATGAGTAAAGTCGTTCTCGTCTTGCATGCGTTGCATCAGCACACTGCCAACCATGCCGCGCCAGCCGACCAAACCAACTACAGGATTAATTAAAGGGGTATATGCCATATTCAAGTTCTTTTAAAGAATTTATTAACTAAGAGCTGCAACCACGGCATCACCCATCTCTGAGGTAGATACACGTTTCATTCCAGCGGTATCTATATCAGCCGTACGATAACCTTGAGCCAGAACGGTTTGTACAGCCTTCTCAATCCGCTCTGCTTCATTTGCTAAGTTAAGAGAAAAGCGCAACATCATTGCTGCTGACAAAATGGTCGCCAAGGGATTGGCAATATTCTTTCCAGCAATGTCAGGGGCTGAACCATGGCTGGGCTCATACAAACCTTTATTGTTCTTATCAAGCGATGCCGAGGGCAACATCCCAATCGAACCCGTGAGCATGGCAGCCTCATCAGAGAGAATGTCTCCAAACAAGTTACCGGTCACGATCACGTCGAAGGATTTGGGGGCTCGCACTAATTGCATGGCAGCGTTATCCACATACATGTGACTTAACTCTACATCGCTGTATTCCTTCGCAATGCGGGTCATGACCTCGCGCCATAATTGCGAGGTCTCCAACACATTCGATTTATCCACACTACACACTTTGCGATTGCGCTTGCGTGCCGCTGCAAATGCTACATGTGCAATACGCTCAATCTCGGGTTCGCTATAGCGCATGGTGTCAAAACCTTCGCGCGCCCCAGTAAAGAGGCCATCAGGAGCATTACGAATACCCTTGGGGGAACCAAAATAGATATCGCCGTTGAGTTCGCGCACGATCAAGATATCGAGGCCACCCACAATTTCAGGTTTTAGGCTCGAGGCGGCAGTTAACTCCTTGTAGCAAATCGCTGGACGGAAGTTTGCAAAGAGGCTCAAATGCTTACGCAAACCCAAGATCGCTTGCTCGGGTCTTAACTCGCGCGCTAGAGTATCGTATTTCCAGTCGCCCACCGCTCCAAATAAGATGGCATCGGCTGCTTTGGCTAAATCGAGAGTGGCTGGGGGTAAGGGATGACCCGCCACGTCATAGGCGGCCCCGCCAACTGGAGCAGTTTCCATCTCGAGAGGCAACTTGAGCGCTTCTAGAACTTTTACGGCTTGCGCAACAATTTCCGGACCAATGCCATCGCCCGGGAGAACAGCAATTTTCATGATGAACCTTTATGTAATGGCGCTAGCCCATTGAGCGCCAGGAATGCGTCAGTCTACGGGAGCTGGGTCGCAAGCCATGGCATGCGCAATATGCGTTCTGCCTCAAAAGCTTTTATTTTATCGGCATGCCGTAAGGTCAGACCAATATCGTCTAGACCGTTGAGCAAACAATACTTCCGAAATGGGGTGACCTCAAAGCGATAGCGACGCCCATCTGGGGCAATCACTTCTTGGCTCTCAAGGTCAATGGTGAGCTGATAGCCTGAGAACGCCTTGGTCTCATTAAATAGATGATCGACCTCTTGCTCCGATAAAACGACGGGTAAGAGGCCATTCTTAAAGCAGTTATTAAAGAAGATATCGGCAAAACTTGGGGCAATAATGGCCCGGAATCCGTATTGCGCTAAGGCCCATGGCGCATGCTCACGGGAGCTTCCGCAACCAAAGTTCTTACGAGCCAGCAAAATACCAGCCCCTTGGTAGCGCGGTTGATTTAGGACAAAGTCAGGATTTAGGGGGCGCTTCGAACAGTCTTGACCAGGCTCACCCTGATCCAAATAGCGCCACTCATCAAAGAGGTTCTGACCAAAACCGGTCTTCTTAATTGACTTCAGAAACTGCTTAGGAATAATCGCGTCGGTATCGACGTTCTCGCGATCCAATGGGGCAACTAGCCCCTGGTAAACCGTAAATGCATCCATGATTATTTGACCGGTGTGACTGTAACGTCTTTGTTATTGGTACTTGTGCTTGGAGTACTTGCTGGATTAGGTGCGGTCTCAGCGGGCTTCGCCTGAGGATCCATTTTCTTGCCCATCTCCTGCAAATCCTTACCAACGCCTGTCCAAGTGTTGGAGCAGGCCACTAGCGTGATCACTGATAGAAACATTAATCCAGAGCGCATCAAAGAGTTCATATTCGTATTCTAGAAAAGATCAGGCAATCTTGCGCACATCCACAAAATGCCCCTCAATTGCTGCTGCGGCTGCCATGGCAGGACTCACCAAATGGGTTCGGCCACCCGCCCCCTGACGCCCCTCAAAATTACGGTTGGAGGTTGAGGCACAGCGCTCCTCAGGTTCCAGACGATCAGCATTCATTGCCAGACACATCGAGCAACCAGGCTCGCGCCACTCAAAGCCCGCGGCCTTAAAGACGCGATCAAGACCTTCGCGCTCTGCTTGTGCTTTCACCAAGCCAGAGCCGGGAACGACCAAGGCTTGCTTGACATTGACCGCTACCTTCTTACCTAAACGCTCAACTACTTTTGCGGCAGCCCGCAAGTCCTCAATACGGCTATTAGTGCATGAGCCAATGAATACTTTATCGACATAGATCGTATCAAGCGGCAAATTGGGTTCAAGCCCCATGTATTGCAGGGCACGCTCCATCGCTTGACGCTTGACAGGGTCACGCTCGCGCTCCGGGTCGGGCACGCGACTACCAATCGGCAGAACCATTTCTGGGGAGGTGCCCCAACTAACTTGGGGGGCGATCTCTTCAGCCCGCAACTCAACCACGCGATCAAAATGGGCGCCAGGATCTGAATGCAAGGTGCGCCAATATTGCAAGGCTTGGCGCAAAGTCTCGCCCTTGGGAGCGTAGGGTCGACCTTGAATGTACTCAATGGTAGTTTCATCGACCGCCACTAGGCCAGCACGCGCACCGGCTTCAATAGCCATATTGCAAATGGTCATGCGCCCTTCCATCGATAGCTGACGAATGGCTTCACCTGCAAACTCAATGGTGTAACCGGTACCACCGGCGGTACCAATCTTGCCAATCACAGCCAAGATAATGTCTTTTGCAGTGCTTCCTGGTTGCAGGCGACCCTCAACCCGCACCAACATGTTTTTGCTCTTTTTCATGAGCAAGGTTTGGGTTGCAAGCACATGCTCAACCTCGGAGGTACCAATCCCAAAGGCCAATGCTCCAAATGCACCATGCGTGCTCGTATGCGAATCCCCGCACACTACGGTCATCCCAGGCAAGGTAGCGCCCTGCTCAGGGCCAATCACGTGTACGATGCCTTGCCGTTGGTCATTCATCTTGTATTGGGTAATACCAAAGCGATCGCAATTTTGATCTAAGGTATCCACTTGCAACTTCGATACCGGATCGGCAATCCCTTCGGAACGATCCGTAGTTGGGACATTGTGATCCGAGACCGCGAGGTTGGCTGACACACGCCAGACTGGGCGTACAGCGAGACTTAGGCCCTCAAAAGCTTGCGGGCTCGTCACCTCATGAAGTAACTGTCGATCGATATAGATGGTTGCTGTACCATCTTCCTCCGAATGAACGACGTGTTCATCCCACAACTTGTCATAAAGCGTACGCATAATTCCCTTTAAAGCAAAAGAAGCAATATAACGCTTATTTTCGCCCAGAAATGGGAGGTACGGCTCGTGGGGTTGCGCCGATGAACAACTGACGTGGACGACCAATCTTGTATTCAGGATCGGTAATCATTTCTTCCCACTGGGCAATCCAACCCACGGTTCGGGCAAGCGCGAAGATGCAGGTGAACATCTCGGTTGGGATGCCGAGTGCTCGTTGAACGATGCCGGAGTAGAAATCCACGTTGGGATAAAGCTTGCGACCCACAAAGTAATCGTCCTCAAGCGCAATCTTCTCAAGGGTCATCGCGAGCTTAAAGAGCGGATCGTTCTCCAATCCAAGCTCTTTGAGAACCTCATGACAGGTCTCACGCATGAGCTTAGCGCGCGGATCAAAGTTCTTGTAGACGCGATGGCCAAAGCCCATCAAGCGAACATTGGAGTTTTTATCTTTCACTTGGGCAATAAACTCACCAATTTTCTCGACACCACCACTTGCTTGAATATCATTCAACATTTCAAGGCAAGCTTCATTAGCACCGCCGTGGGCTGGGCCCCAAAGGCATGCAATACCGGCAGAGATGGCAGCAAACGGATTAGTCCCTGAGGATCCAGCCAAGCGAACGGTAGAGGTCGATGCATTTTGCTCATGATCGGCGTGCAAGATGAAGATGCGATCGAGCGCACGAACTAAGACCGGATTGACTTTATAAGGCTCGCATGGCGTTGCAAACATCATGCGCATGAAATTTGCCGTGTACGACAGGCTGTTATCTGGGTACATGAACGGCTGGCCAATCGAATACTTGTACGACATAGCCACTAGGGTCGGCATCTTGGCAATCAAGCGAATTTGAGCAATCTCCCGCGCCTTGGCGTCACCATAATCAATCTCATCATGGTAGAAGGCCGCCATGGCACCAACCAAGCCGGTTAATACGGCCATCGGATGCGCATCGCGCCGGAATCCCCGCAAGAAGAACTGCATTTGCTCGTGCACCATGGTGTGATGCATCACCATGTCCTGAAACTCACGATTTTGCTTCTGATTCGGTAACTCACCATTAATTAAGAGTTGGCAAACTTCTAGGAAGTCACAATTCTTGGCTAGATCTTCAATGGGATAACCGCGATAGAGTAATTCGCCTTTATCCCCATCAATGAAGGTGATCTTTGAACTACATGAGGCGGTCGATAAAAAACCAGGGTCGTAAGTGAACTTTCCAGTTTGACCGTAGAGCTTACGAATATCAATCACATCGGGACCTTGGGTACCCTTATAGATTGGCAGCTCGATATCGGGCGTACCGTCTGAGAAAGAAAGTTTGGCTTTGATGTTCGATTCAATCATGGTTTATTCCCAATCAGTCAATGCAATTTATTATCGTTGACGCAACATACCCAATACCGCTCGAGCAGGCTCAGAATCCATCGCTGGATTTAACTCTTTGCGAGCCAACAACAAATCCAGCAAATCATTGTCATCCAATTCCAAGAGCGTGGATAACGCCCTGCCCTGCTCATCATTTAGTTCATGAGCGTATCGATGAAAGAAACGCTCCAGAATTAAATCGTTTTCCAACAATCCGCGTCGCGCTGCACTGCGAAGCTGATAAATCTTCTTAGCGTCAAGGCTCATACTGCCCGACGCACCATCAATTCTTTAATCTTGCCAATCGCTTTAGTTGGGTTGAGATGCTTTGGACAAACATCAACGCAGTTCATGATGGTATGGCAACGGAACAAGCGATACGGATCTTCCAAATTATCTAAGCGCTCAGCGGTTGCTTGATCACGGCTATCGGCAATAAATCGATAGGCTTGAAGCAGGCCTGCCGGACCAACAAACTTATCGGGATTCCACCAAAACGATGGGCATGAGGTTGAGCACGACGCACACAGAATACACTCATACAAACCATCGAGCTCCTCACGCTCTGCTGGACTTTGCAAACGCTCTTTCTCGGGTGGCGGCATGTCGTTAATCAAGTAAGGCTTGATCGAGAGGTATTGCTTAAAGAACAAAGTCATGTCGACGATCAGATCGCGAACCACCGGTAGTCCTGGTAATGGACGCAAAGTAATCTTCTGCGGTAAGGAGCGCATATTGGTCAGACATGCAAGGCCATTCTTACCATTGATGTTCATCGCATCGGAGCCACACACGCCCTCACGACAGGAACGACGATAGGAAATACTTTCATCTTGTTTCTTCAGCGAGATCAGGGCATCTAAGAGCATGCGCTCACCCTTGAGCTCTAACTCATAGCGTTGCATCCGAGGAGCTTTATCAACGTCTGGATCGTAGCGATAAATTTCAAAGATACGGGTATCACTCATAGTCTTTATCCAAGTATTAGAACGTACGCTCTTTGGGTGGAACTGATTCCACCGTCAGGGGTTTAAGTTGCACCGGCTTGTAATCCAATTGATTACCTTCGTACCACAGGGTATGTTTCATCCAGTTGGCATCATCCCGCTTCGGATGGTCATCATGGGCATGCGCACCACGACTCTCTTTGCGAGCAGCTGCCGAGATCATCGTGGAGTTTGCCGTCTGAATTAAGTTATCAATTTCTAGCGCCTCAATCCGTGCAGTATTGAAGATCTTTGATTTATCTTTCACCCACAAGTGTTTGGCACGCTCAGTGAGCTCTGCCATCTTGCGCACACCCTCATCAAGCAACTCTTGATTACGGAATACGCCGGCGTAGGTTTGCATGGTCTTACGAATATCGTTCGCAAGATCTTGCGCATATTCACCCGAACTGCTGTTATCAAGCTTAGCAATGCGCTCAAGCGTGAACTCACCTGCGTCTGCAGGCAATGGTTTGTGCTCACGCGCTTTCAGATTGGCCTGCACGACGTGATTACCTGCGGCGCGACCAAAGACCAGTAGATCTAAGAGCGAGTTGGTTCCTAGACGATTTGCACCGTGCACTGATACACACGAGCACTCGCCAATTGCGTAGAGACCGTTCACAATCGTGTTGGGATTGCCATTCTTGGGAACCACCACTTGACCATGAATATTCGTGGGAATACCGCCCATCTGATAATGAATCGTTGGAACCACAGGAATGGGTTCTTTAGTCACATCCACGTTCGCAAAGTTCATACCAATTTCGTAGACCGATGGTAAGCGCTTCATGATGGTCTCTGCACCAATGTGCGTGAGATCCAACACCACGTAATCACCATCTGGACCACAACCGCGGCCTTCTTTGATCTCTTGATCCATCGAACGTGATACAAAATCACGTGGGGCCAAATCTTTCAGTGTGGGTGCATAGCGTTCCATAAAACGCTCACCATTTTTGTTACGCAGAATCCCGCCTTC includes:
- the sdhA gene encoding succinate dehydrogenase flavoprotein subunit, which gives rise to MTAIKKSLPRRRFDAVIVGAGGSGMRAALQLSEAGLSVAVLSKVFPTRSHTVAAQGGIGASLGNMSEDNWHYHFYDTVKGSDWLGDQDAIEFMCREAPKVVYELEHFGMPFDRNADGTIYQRPFGGHTANYGEKPVQRACAAADRTGHAMLHTLYQRNVRAKTHFFVEWLALDLIRDAEGDVVGVTALEMETGEVYILEAKITLMATGGAGRIWAASTNAYINTGDGMGMAARAGLPLEDMEFWQFHPTGVAGAGVLLTEGCRGEGGILRNKNGERFMERYAPTLKDLAPRDFVSRSMDQEIKEGRGCGPDGDYVVLDLTHIGAETIMKRLPSVYEIGMNFANVDVTKEPIPVVPTIHYQMGGIPTNIHGQVVVPKNGNPNTIVNGLYAIGECSCVSVHGANRLGTNSLLDLLVFGRAAGNHVVQANLKAREHKPLPADAGEFTLERIAKLDNSSSGEYAQDLANDIRKTMQTYAGVFRNQELLDEGVRKMAELTERAKHLWVKDKSKIFNTARIEALEIDNLIQTANSTMISAAARKESRGAHAHDDHPKRDDANWMKHTLWYEGNQLDYKPVQLKPLTVESVPPKERTF
- the gltA gene encoding citrate synthase → MIESNIKAKLSFSDGTPDIELPIYKGTQGPDVIDIRKLYGQTGKFTYDPGFLSTASCSSKITFIDGDKGELLYRGYPIEDLAKNCDFLEVCQLLINGELPNQKQNREFQDMVMHHTMVHEQMQFFLRGFRRDAHPMAVLTGLVGAMAAFYHDEIDYGDAKAREIAQIRLIAKMPTLVAMSYKYSIGQPFMYPDNSLSYTANFMRMMFATPCEPYKVNPVLVRALDRIFILHADHEQNASTSTVRLAGSSGTNPFAAISAGIACLWGPAHGGANEACLEMLNDIQASGGVEKIGEFIAQVKDKNSNVRLMGFGHRVYKNFDPRAKLMRETCHEVLKELGLENDPLFKLAMTLEKIALEDDYFVGRKLYPNVDFYSGIVQRALGIPTEMFTCIFALARTVGWIAQWEEMITDPEYKIGRPRQLFIGATPRAVPPISGRK
- the asd gene encoding aspartate-semialdehyde dehydrogenase; this translates as MAYTPLINPVVGLVGWRGMVGSVLMQRMQDENDFTHIEPVFFSTSNAGGEVPLINGQRVTKSETRLQDANDVKALARCDVILTCQGGDYTKAIYPQLRAAGWQGHWIDAASALRMENDAVIVLDPINRPVINKALDSGGKNWIGGNCTVSLMMLAMGGLLKSGHVEWISAMTYQAASGAGAANMRELLEQMGTLHHSVASELANPASWILDIDRKVAQTIRSAEFPKTNFRNTALAGSLIPWIDVPVEHGQTKEEWKAGAECNKIMGNPPFRSPGSIPIDGICVRVGAMRCHSQGLTVKLKKDIPLAEIEKMLAADNQWVKVVPNEREITERELSPAAVSGTMTIPIGRLHKLAMGPEYLGAFTVGDQLLWGAAEPLRRMLRILLNT
- the leuC gene encoding 3-isopropylmalate dehydratase large subunit: MMRTLYDKLWDEHVVHSEEDGTATIYIDRQLLHEVTSPQAFEGLSLAVRPVWRVSANLAVSDHNVPTTDRSEGIADPVSKLQVDTLDQNCDRFGITQYKMNDQRQGIVHVIGPEQGATLPGMTVVCGDSHTSTHGAFGALAFGIGTSEVEHVLATQTLLMKKSKNMLVRVEGRLQPGSTAKDIILAVIGKIGTAGGTGYTIEFAGEAIRQLSMEGRMTICNMAIEAGARAGLVAVDETTIEYIQGRPYAPKGETLRQALQYWRTLHSDPGAHFDRVVELRAEEIAPQVSWGTSPEMVLPIGSRVPDPERERDPVKRQAMERALQYMGLEPNLPLDTIYVDKVFIGSCTNSRIEDLRAAAKVVERLGKKVAVNVKQALVVPGSGLVKAQAEREGLDRVFKAAGFEWREPGCSMCLAMNADRLEPEERCASTSNRNFEGRQGAGGRTHLVSPAMAAAAAIEGHFVDVRKIA
- a CDS encoding FimV/HubP family polar landmark protein, with product MMPWRCVLQTLFNWLVLAIVIFFMWPTAQAVTLGSPIVLSKPKEPLRAEIPVRTGIEDRPYLESLAIDPVTKADYERLGISTRVLDYKPSITLKRNQPEQFLIVVQTENPIETGKDPFVDIILGLKWTNGGIAKTYSLMVGDVSQVTVRPGQSLSEIASQIRPQLGSADMDEALLALYKANPDAFIGGSIHRLKAGAQLNRPDASLLGSITPAQAKEFAQEANRAWLEQEGGSGQSAASSRVANQALNPTPGVGEDRLRIGPGAGSEADTRRYVEEMVAQEKALAQSKARVAELEKNIADLQKLLEARKEGESPSDSATPKSGMDQWGPAVVGVGFIGITALLLWSLARYTRRAESHSHESSVDAKETKLAPSPTAIPPKAAAILSSLDLNLDSPKQHEADALRVKLNLVKAYITIEDFVAARKALEEILLVSSQVDPQITIAARGMMAQINQRNDR
- a CDS encoding succinate dehydrogenase iron-sulfur subunit; protein product: MSDTRIFEIYRYDPDVDKAPRMQRYELELKGERMLLDALISLKKQDESISYRRSCREGVCGSDAMNINGKNGLACLTNMRSLPQKITLRPLPGLPVVRDLIVDMTLFFKQYLSIKPYLINDMPPPEKERLQSPAEREELDGLYECILCASCSTSCPSFWWNPDKFVGPAGLLQAYRFIADSRDQATAERLDNLEDPYRLFRCHTIMNCVDVCPKHLNPTKAIGKIKELMVRRAV
- the leuB gene encoding 3-isopropylmalate dehydrogenase produces the protein MKIAVLPGDGIGPEIVAQAVKVLEALKLPLEMETAPVGGAAYDVAGHPLPPATLDLAKAADAILFGAVGDWKYDTLARELRPEQAILGLRKHLSLFANFRPAICYKELTAASSLKPEIVGGLDILIVRELNGDIYFGSPKGIRNAPDGLFTGAREGFDTMRYSEPEIERIAHVAFAAARKRNRKVCSVDKSNVLETSQLWREVMTRIAKEYSDVELSHMYVDNAAMQLVRAPKSFDVIVTGNLFGDILSDEAAMLTGSIGMLPSASLDKNNKGLYEPSHGSAPDIAGKNIANPLATILSAAMMLRFSLNLANEAERIEKAVQTVLAQGYRTADIDTAGMKRVSTSEMGDAVVAALS
- a CDS encoding succinate dehydrogenase assembly factor 2, producing the protein MSLDAKKIYQLRSAARRGLLENDLILERFFHRYAHELNDEQGRALSTLLELDDNDLLDLLLARKELNPAMDSEPARAVLGMLRQR
- the leuD gene encoding 3-isopropylmalate dehydratase small subunit, coding for MDAFTVYQGLVAPLDRENVDTDAIIPKQFLKSIKKTGFGQNLFDEWRYLDQGEPGQDCSKRPLNPDFVLNQPRYQGAGILLARKNFGCGSSREHAPWALAQYGFRAIIAPSFADIFFNNCFKNGLLPVVLSEQEVDHLFNETKAFSGYQLTIDLESQEVIAPDGRRYRFEVTPFRKYCLLNGLDDIGLTLRHADKIKAFEAERILRMPWLATQLP